A segment of the Desulfurellaceae bacterium genome:
CCAGGGATGACAAGAGCAGACCTGTCGTTACGGCAGACTCTGGCCGACTCGGGAGGTTTGCCCAGGCCGAAAAAGAGAGCGTATGCGAACCAGCTGTGTTTGGAGCCTGGCGGCCGTTCTTGTCGTGTGTCTGGGGACCACCAGCCCGGCCCAGGACTCCCCGCAGCAGACACCAGCCTCGGGCGAACAGCCCGTGTCGCAACCCGTCCCGCCGTCGTCCGCTCCGGCTGTCATGCTGGACAAAATATCGGTAACAGCCACAAAAAGTGAGGAACGTTCGGTGTCCAATATCCCCGGCCATGTCAGCGTCATCGACCGCCAGGACATTGAGCGTTACCAGGCCCAGGACCTGGCCGACCTGCTGCGCTATGAGCCGGGCATAGACATTGTTTCGGGACCACGCCGCATCACCGAACGGCCCTCGATTCGCGGGCTGAGCGGCACCCGCGTCCTGCTGACCGTCGACGGCGCCCGGCTCAATTACAACACCGCCCATGGGGGCAACCTCAACTTCGTTGACATCGAGTCCTTGGAACGGCTCGAAATCATCCGCGGCCCGGCCTCGGCGCTGTACGGCAGCAGCGCCCTGGGCGGCACGATCAATATGCTGACCAAGAGCGGCAGTGAAATGCTCCGCCCCGGCCAGACGGTGGGCGCCCGGGCGCGCTGGACGTTTAACAGCAACAACCAGGAGCTGAGCGAGCACGTCTCCCTGTACGGCATCATTGGCAAGCGTTTCGATTACATCGTCAGCTACACCCGCCACGACGCGAGCGATGTGGAGACGGCCAGAGACACCATCGACAACAGCGGCTTCCGCACAAATGACGTGTTTCTCAAGAG
Coding sequences within it:
- a CDS encoding TonB-dependent receptor plug domain-containing protein, whose protein sequence is MRTSCVWSLAAVLVVCLGTTSPAQDSPQQTPASGEQPVSQPVPPSSAPAVMLDKISVTATKSEERSVSNIPGHVSVIDRQDIERYQAQDLADLLRYEPGIDIVSGPRRITERPSIRGLSGTRVLLTVDGARLNYNTAHGGNLNFVDIESLERLEIIRGPASALYGSSALGGTINMLTKSGSEMLRPGQTVGARARWTFNSNNQELSEHVSLYGIIGKRFDYIVSYTRHDASDVETARDTIDNSGFRTNDVFLKSRYFVTERDTLSFTTQLFRDTSDIPFASSDQYASRTQDDDTDRNLFNLRYEHHSPGSWLSRITWLGYLHQTDIQEDEKRRAPDHSRTRIKDDLDWDTWGS